Sequence from the Chelonoidis abingdonii isolate Lonesome George chromosome 1, CheloAbing_2.0, whole genome shotgun sequence genome:
aagggatggcaagtggggcaatttgccccaggcctcaggccccgcaggggcccccatgagagttttttggggcccctggagtggggtccttcactctctccgggggccccggaaaaatCTCGCAGGGCCCAGACCCCCAGAGCATCttcagcaattcagcggcgggaagaccccaggccccctgaatcctctaggcagccctggctgtcagtggattttggatcaggaccaAAAGAAGGAAATGAGCATTTTAATCCACCATTTATAACATAAAGTATCTCAGTCTAGTTCTTTTTAACTTTTGTTCTTTTGTACTGATATCCTCTTCCTCGTGCATTTAACTATAGCATTTGCCTTCTCTGGATCTATTCCAGTTTTGCTGTATTAAAGTGAAGTGACCATTATTAAAAACAACACCTCCCCAAAAAGGACATActattgctttatttaaaaacatagtaTTTATATGttcttgtgataaatgaaggtgggGGGGAGGTAGCTTCCTGTTATGGATACCCAgtcagccagtagctataaaatccctcttagtagctgttctctaattgatctttctgtaaagggttaaaaagtctcactgctctATGCATAGGTaagaggaagtgagtgggcacctggcctaAAGAGCcaatggaattttttaaaattgaaaaaagactCCCCTATTGTCTGTCTGCTCTCCTGGGGAGATGCAAAGAGGACAGCTGCTATGCTATAAGAGTTTGGGCCAGTGgtgaaaaaatcatcagtatcatacctagtaACTACTCATTtaagatatgtaagtagatcaggaaatgtctaggaagacatgatTAGGTTTATGGCTTTTATTTTACTATGGCCTCTGGACTCCTTTGTGCTAactccaggtgcttttgttttgcttgtaaccttttaAGCTGGATCTCAAGAAaactattcttggtgcttaattcttgtaattgctcttttaaaatctagcagtagcctgagttcccagatgtattttgtttcttttttttaatcaataaaatttgcctttttaagaacagaattggacttttgtgtcttaagagatttgtgcacatgttgtttaattaactggtggcaacagctgatttccctttttttcctttctcacctCTTCTCTGGAGGGAAGTGAAAGGCCTCGAGGgcaccccacaggaaggaattcccgagtgtgccttcctgggctctcaaaggggttgtGCACTTGGTGGCAGCATctagaaaagctgtaaccttgggagtttaatacaagtctggagcatccaatattaatttttagaatccttgcgggcccccaacTTCTGCACTCTAAGTGCCAGggtggggaattagccttgacagtTCTATATAATAAATTATATCTATTTTGTAATTTATCTTTAAATGCTGTTTCTCACGGTGCAGATATCTTTTACTGAGCTACCAACAAAGATGACAAATCTTTTATCTCAGCTAATGAGGCCAAAGCTCATCCCTCGCTGCTTtgtgcagcccccattggcctggagcgatgaactgcggccagtgggagccatgactggccaaacctgcggacacagcaggtaaagaaacccACTCAGcacgccagggggcttaccctggcaagacgcatgccaaaggttgcctacctctgctgtagcatctcagcacctcacaatcttttagTCTTTAGACTCAGAGCACCCCTGCAAGGGAAGGAtgtggtgttatccccatttcataaGCGGGAACTTGAGACACAAAGAGACTTACCCAGAGaccatagagcagtggtcccaaaACTTTTCAGGGTCACTTCCATCCTTACTCCTGTTCTCCCAccggagctggggctgggagtcctgggggggaagTGGACAGGGGTAAAGGGACGAGGCTGGGGCTGCAGTTGGGGGCAGATCTGGAGTCAGGGCCAGGAATGGAGCCATGACCAGGGCCTGAGGCTGGGGGCAAGTctggggacagagctgggaatggagccaTGGCCAGGGGGTGGGATCAGActtggggtggggctagggctgggaccagggccagGCTAGGGGGGAGCTGCAGCCATGCTACGCTCAGGGGCAGCAACTGGCAGTGGGGCCAAAGCAGAgcttcaggcagagcagggctgggtggtgcttcTGCCCCACCTCCATGGGGGTGGCCCGGGTCCTGGTGCCCTCCCCCAACATTCCCTGTGTGTCCCCCCTGGGGgatgcaccccacagtttgaggaTCTCTGTCATAGGGAAGTCTGAAGAAGATGAAGTAACAGAATCTtgctctcctgagccccaggctagtgttctaaccactggaccatccttccactATAGGTCATCAGTATATGAAAAGTTTGAGTAATTTTTTCCAAGAGgttattattttaaagtttccCAAGTGAAAATTTCATCTGTCATCGTTTTGTCCAATATGCACAAATCCAGTGGAGGTTCTTGCAATTCTTCAAACTTTCACGTGACTGACACAAATGACTTAGCAGCACCCATAAATTTTCCTAATTTTCTTTCAGTCACTAATAGATTAAACACCACTATGGGCAGTCCCTGTTAATAACCACACCTTAGGGGAAAGAGAAATGAATTGGTTTTGTCCTTGTACATATTCTCTTTTTAATGCACAAGATTTTGTCCTCAAACCCCAAGGTATTTCCTCCCTCACTCCCACCAATATTCTAATATTAAACACTTCTTACCTTTCTCTGGAGGCAAATCCTCTCTAAAGCATAGAGGGGGTAGGGGAATGCAGTTCACACCCACCTACCCATAGCTTTTACACATCAACCAAACTCCTAAAAACTTTATACTAAAAAGAAACCAGACaaaaggctcaatcctgcaaacacttaatccCTTGAGCAACTATACACATGTGACTAGTTCCATCTAAGTAAAGGTGACTATTAATCTGAGGAAATTTACTCAGAGAGGCAGGCATTTGCGCTGAGTTTAGGCATGAGAACCAAAAAGTGTAAGTGATCATTCAAGAGTAATTGTAAGCAGCATGAGAGAGgataatttaaaaatgatcatCTTTCACCAAAGTATCAAACTGGGCCCCTTTTTATAATGTAAGAATTaacacagcaaaacaaaaagaCCTCTTGGGATCCCACTCACTCCTTCATAGGAATAACTCATATAAGGGAGAAGAAACATTGAACTTGCCACTCACTGAATATCCTACTCGTTCTTCCATTCCCTTTGATCCCAGATGTAGTCGAGCAACCTCATAAAAAATGTTGAGCACCAGGAAAGAGAATGCATGAGACCACACTGAAAGGAACACAGAAGAGTAAGAATTGAGGGCACAGTCCCTTTCATtccaccttcctcctccccagcggTTTCAGCTATATCCTGAAAGAAACAGGGTACTCCTTATGTCGGGGATCCATTAAATGCCTGAAGTTTGCAGGAGCCAAGGACCAACTACTAAAACCATCCTATCTTTCCAGTTAAAACACTGCAGAGTACACAGCAGAGCAGGATATTGAAACCTGGTCTCCTGTGTTCCAGGCTACCACCCTAGTCACTGGACCATCTTCCTCTCTGCTGTTTTTCTGATAGCTTCCACTCTGCTCTTTGACCCAGTTGGCTCTTGCTGGTTCTGAGAGACCACAGTTCCTGTAGCTCCCCCTGGAACCTCCCTAAATATGCGATCCTATAACATGGATGTAGAGCAGCAGAACTTACTACACCTTTCATTTATAATCTGCTGTTTCCCTTCAGGAGTTTCAGGGTGGTGAAATGGGGGAAAGGCAAGGAAGAAGCCAGAGAACTCCAGACCCGTGGCCTGTTCATTACCTCTCTATTGAGTAGAAGCCTTAAAAAGGACTTGCCAAAAATTGGTAGGAAAAGGAGAAGCCTGCAGTACAGGTTGGGCACAGCCTCCCCAACACACACGTTCAGAACGGactcagggcctgattttgcaaacATTGACACATTATGAATAACTGTATTTATATATTCAGTAGCTCTACTGGCATCAGTGAGAGTACTCGTATGCACACCATtacttgtgtgtgtttgctggattAGGTCCTTAGCTGGGTTAAAGATAAAAATTCAGTATGACTAAGTTTTCCTAAAACAACAAGCTAGAAATGGAGGACATTTTGCAACATAGtattgaatgcatttttttttatttaaacattaagaTTAAATTACAAAAGCTACTGGAGCAATGGAGCAGTCATGCCAAGCTTCTAAAAAATAGCTGAAAACTCAAATTACACTTTCTTATTCATGGTTGAAGCAAAACACATGGGCAGCAGCAAGAAGGTTATAGAAAAGTTTCAGACAAAGACCAAAATGCCCGTATAGTCTCTGAAAGACCTGGCTGTCATGAAGAGTAGCTTTCTTTCTCTGACATCCTTTTCTGTGTTGGGTGATTGTTTTCTGGTTACTGGGAATAAGAAATAATCATTATTTCAGAGGCATCTCTGTTCATACAACATCATCTTCTTCAATAGAAGATGTTGGCCAAACTCGGGTTATGTTACCCTAATGAAAGTATATATTAAGGATATTAATGTTTTATCTGCACAGTATGTTCTTAGtctatttttaaagataattctGTGCAACGCATGCCTAATTATTGCAATAAACAATGAGAATTACCAGAGAAAAATGTAGTTGGAGTGTGAAAAAACTGACTTTTCCCCCTAAGGATAAGATTTACAACCTTTATTACATGGAGTAGCATCTTGCTCCTCCGCAATCCCACAAAAATCTGTGACCCAGATTCTCAGGTGGTATAAATTAGCATAGTTCCATTCAGCACTAAGTACTATGTCCATGTCCACTGGCTGAGAATCTGGATTGATGGGATTATTTGTGGGATAAAGTGCTACTTGGAGAGAGTAACGGTGATGGAATGGGACCCTACATGAGAATTATTACATTTACAACCTGCATTATTCATGGTGCGCTATCAGATGGCAATAATGGAGCATTTCTGTAAAATATAGGTTACACCTATGTATGTATGATGTACATTGGACATATAAAAATTTCAGATATGTAATACACTCGAACAGTTAAAAAtataacttattttatttataaacgATCAATGTAAGATACTGAGCAGCATAGAAGCCATGTTCTATGTCTTCTCTTGTGTTCTTCTAAAAAGATCTGTGGCTGTAATTGTTAAAGTCACTGTCTCTGAAACATCTGCTGTTACATGTAGAAACAATCAAGGCAATATTATTTGTACATATTATTAAACATGCAAAAACTTCCTGAAGAATATTGCTCAAGTATAGAAAATTTCTGGCCTTCATATTCTCTGTGGTAGCATTTGCTTCATATTAATATGGCTCACGGGTGGTTTTGGAGTTCTTCAGTTTATTTTGGAGAAGTAGCATCTTTAATAACGGGTTCCCTATTCAAATACGTGGCCCAATAGACTAAATTAAAAGTTCCAAACAATACTGGAAAAACTATTCGGGACATTTTGTCAATCTTACTGATGCTGTTATAAGTCTTTTTGCTTTCAGCAGGCTTTTCTTCTCCAGATTTCACGGCAACAGTTGCAGCACTTGAGATGACTGATGGGGCTGAGTCCTTTGGTATGTTTGGTGTGGGGGCTGTTCTTCCAGCACTGTAAgcattaattgatttttttcctagtaatTGACGCTCTTTTCTCTGTAATATAAATAAGGAAATACCATTTAGTGTAGAAGGCAAGTGAAAACAGGGATTAAACAAAAATGTCAGTTTAGTAGTCAACAAACTGTTCACTAGTTGTTCTCATTTCAAATCCCAACAAACTATTTATGTCCTGATCATGCCGcccttacttaggcaaaactttcactgacatcagtgaatgCTGAACAAGGCCTGCAGGACTGGGTCTCAGATTAGCATGTAAATTAGCAGAATCCTTTATCGATGTGATCCTTGCCCTgggtcagtgcttaatttgtgccaggcttGCCTGGGCTGAACCCTGGCACCTCTGTGCTTGCTGCATCAGtcatgaaagtaaaaaaaaattggttgagCCCTGGCACACAATTGCTTGAATCCAgaggcacctctttcattacaaattaaacactacCCTAGGTTTGCACAAGTTAATTTAAAAACCGTGAAAAAGAAAAGTTTAGCTACTAGTGATATCCCAGAGTTCCAGGATGGCTGCCACATCACTAACATCACATCACTGACAAAAGAAACCAATATGTGAAATGCCCTGGGGTTCCTTGTAGCTTTTGTCTTGGTATTTAGTTATTTCACAGGGGATTGATGTAAAGAATATTGCCTGCAAATATGATTTTTCTTTATGGGATCATTTGATAAAACTCATTAGAATAGTCCCTATTATTGACAATAGTCACCAAAGTGCCCAGTAAAGTCCTGATGCCGAAAATACTTATATATGTAACTTTCACATGGGAGTAGTTTCAATGAAGTTGACAGGGTTACTCCTGTGAATAAAGTTATGCTTGTAAGCATTAAATAGTCTAAGTATTTGCACACAGGGCCTACATTTGTAATACCTCTGGATATATTGCAGTTAAATGTTCATGGTTTCATActgtatttttgtttatattgtatttatgGCAATTGTTGTGGGATCCTGATTCACTGAACTCAATGCAAGCTTTCCCATTGATTCAATAACAGCAGGAATGGACTGTCTATATTAATTTTATGCTACATTTGTTTAAATTCTTAATTTCAGTGAACAAAATCCATAGTAATTAGAGTTATTAAAACTataattgattttttgttttggggtcgagagtgaaggaaaaaaatagtttcaggcTGATGTAAAAAGAAATAGATGCTatcagtgaaatgaaaaaaagtttgtggttctttttaaccttttttaaaaaaattaagcacattttgaaatgaaacatggttttgaaatgaaaaatcaacatGCTTGTTTTGAAGTCACTGAAAcaaagtattttgattttttttcagattaaactatttgccaaattcttAATGAATTCATGAACAGTTTTGGCCAACTTGAAATTGCATTTTCagtgaataaaatatttgtccCAAAAGTTTTACCCAGCTCTAACTTAACATATATTTAACTCTCTCACAGTCATACGTCCAAACACAGATCAGTTCATATGCATGGTAGAGACAAATGTTTCCTATTCTATCCAACAgcatatgtattaaaaataataaaaaaaaaagcatgcccTGCAAGTTATCATCTGAAGGTCAGTGACAGTGTGACATGAGtgaattaaatacattttcatgGAGCAGTTGCAAATTGTACATTCAGTTACTTGTGCTGTGCCAGGTCACTGAATCTTATTCTAGTGATTCAAAAAGTGTAAATTAAGAACCTTGATTTTTGCAGCTTCCAaagcttttttgccatcccacGCCCAGCTTCTCTTTGTAAAATAGTTGACTGTTGCAAATTCAATCAGCGCAGAAAATACAAAGGCGTAACACACAGCTATAAACCAGTCCATTGCAGTCGCATAGGCCACTTTTGGCAAGGAGTTGCGGGCACTGATACTTAAGGTGGTCATGGTAAGGACTGTAGTTactcctttaaaaagaaaaaaaaagttaagtttaGGATTCTGCACGAGACTTGGAACGTTTTGTGACTTAGGCCCTGATGCCTAAGCAGCCCCAAGGAAATAACTGTTTGTATAGCATTTTAGAAGTGCATGGTACTTTGGTGACCAATAGAAAAACAAGGTCCCTGCCTTGAGGAGCTTATTTCTGACTTCTGGGACACCCACCTCATCTTTAATTTCTACATattgaaagaacattttaaaaattgtatgcaTAAAGATTGGTGGTGTAAACCAGAATCTTACTTATTTTATTCAGTCACGGTGATGTATGGTACGTTTATAGCAGCCCTCATTTATAAAGAAGTACGTTACAAAATCTGCTATCCATGTACTGAGGAATTAATGTAATCTTCGGACTTTCTAATACTTGCAGGGGTATGTTTGTGAAAAAATCTATGTAAATCCTATAATCTTTTTCCTTCTGGATTTCAGCCAATATAGAGCATAAACTCTGTAGAACAACCTAACAATGCAGATTATCAGAAGTAGTAAAAAGAAACTTGGAAGTCACTTTATTAGGGTCTGAATAATTAAACTAATTAGCAGTAACTGTAGTAATAAGGCAAGATTTCAGTAtttggagataaaaaaaaacaacataaattaTTTTCAATAATTCATTTCCAGCCATTGTAGGTAtctgatcctgctgccactgaaattAATAACAAAATTGTTACTGATTCCACTCAAAGGAGTAAATTCTACTGTCAATTACACTTCTGTAAATCCAAAAATTCCACTGATATCACTGGATTTAAACAGGTGTAACAGAGTGGAATTAGGTCCCCAATCCTTTGGCATCATGAAAGGTAGTCTCTGTGTTGTCTCATACCACTGATTTTAAAGCAAAATGCCTgactgatgtcagtggagagTTCTGAATAAAAATCAATAGCAAGATTTGGCTCCCTGTTACTAGCGGGAAAACTGTCTGTCTTTTGTACAAAACTGATTTTTGCACTCCTGGaacacactggaataaattgcctagggaggttgtggaatctccacctctggagatatttaagagtaggttagataaatgtctatcagggatggtatttggtcctgcaatgatggcaggggactggacttgatgacctctcgaggtcccttccagtcctagactctatgaatctatgatcgtagtagtcttggcacatcaggtggcagctcccaggggtttctgtgatccaacccatcacaacagACACACTAAAACTTTTGAAGAGAAATCAGTGTTTTCATTGCTGTTTCTCGGGTATGTATTAACCCCTCCCGCATTACAATAAAAACACACAGATTTAATTTCTTCCCTCTTCCCGCACCAATCCTCGTGTAATTCTTGTGTAATTTTCATCAGAACAGAGCCAAAGGACTTGGAAACATGGTAGGAACAGAGCCTATGGTTTAAACTGGTTCAGAAGTGGGGGGAACAgaaataaggtgaccagatgtcccgattttatagggacagtcccagtatttggggctttttttaatatgggctcctattaccctccactctctgtcccgatttttcgcacttgctgtctggtcaccataaaCAGAAATCACCTGGATTAGAAATAAGTCATAGTAGTAAAGTATTATTTCCTTACACAAAGTCACTCCTTTGAGTAAGACAATCCTTTCATAACCACCACAGAGGAGTGAAATACTCACCAAAGACAGTTCTAGCAGGAACAGACTCTCTGTTTAGCCAAAAGGACACTTGTGATAAGATCACGGTCATAACGCATGGTAGGTACGTCTGGATGACAAAATAACCAATCTTTCTTTTCAAGTGAAAATGTGCTGTCATAATAGTGTATTCACCTAGAAGGAGAAAAATGCAATGGTGGGAAAAAGTCAGACCATGCCTGAAACTGTTGGATACTGCTGATTTCTGTGCTCAGGTCCTCAAATTCTGTCACCAACTGAAAGAATACACTCAGCTACTTCCACTGCACCAGAAATGTCTGGTCTTCCATGCAGCCTAGCTCTGCAAGGCTGGAAAAAACAGGATCTGGAACATACATCCTGCTGATGTTTGTACCCACATCTCCAGAATGTGACTGCATAATTATACAACACAATGAACTGCTCCTATTGCATTAAAAAGTTCCAGCACCTGGCATGTTCCAATGCCACAAGGATGCAGAAATGTGGATAGGTGACATCAATTCTGTTAGATCCAGCCAAACTTTGAGTCCTGGGCCCCAAATTCCACCACCAAAATAAAGAGTGAACCCTACTGGTCCTAGTGCATCAAATAGGTACAGAACCAGCACATTCCAGCAGTACAATGCTGCAAAAAAACAAGATCTGGTACTAGGATCCAACCTGATCCTGATAATTTTTGCAGCCAGACCTCCAGATTTCCACTAAGGAAGCATGACCAGACCCTCCTACTGCACTGAACATGTCTAAACTATGGCATGTTCCAGTGATGCAGCACTGCAAAAACCTGGATCTAGAATATGGATCCAACTGACATTCCATCCTACTATCACAGAATACTTTCCACCACTCCTAGAGCACCACATAATTTGGCATGCTCTAGAACCAGAGCACTGCAAAATCCTAGATCTCAGACATGGATTATGATGGAAAGTTTGAGCTGCATTATAACGGTTTGTCAGTAGGCGGTGGTGTGTGAAGACTACTACCTTTACCTAGCACTGAAGACAGTCTACATTCTTTTTTTACAATAAACTTGTAGCTGTCGCTAGTATCCATTTCCCCTCTATCTCTGGCTGACTAATCTGACATGGTTTCTgaagaaaaacaatataaatgcCAGAATTTTGTCAAAGTGCTAAAATTTCACGCTCCAAAGAGCTTCAGCTTTGACGGAGCAGACTGGACTGACTGGAAGGATTGATTTACGGGTTTTGTATCTCAGCTAAACTCCAGGAGGAGAAGGGCCTGGTACAGTTGTGTTCCTATGAGTCTATGCTATGAGCAGGGAAGCTGAACCCATCTTTAAATCCTTTGCCTTTGGAGAGGAGAGCCACATTGTGCTACTGGCTGTTCTTGATGAGCAGTTTACACCTCCGTGTAATGTGACTGATGAGTGAGCTCGTTTCTACCAGCATGTCCAAAAACCTGGGGAGTCTGTGGAATCATTTATAAGAGGCTTGTATGGCATGGTAGAAAACTGATATagaagacaaaatggaagagCACATCAGAGACAGAGTACTGACTGGCATTTTAGACAAGGGACTGACAGAGAAACTGCAAATGAGGGGAAATTTAAACATTCACACAGCAGTAGAAATAACAAGACAATTGGAGAGTATTAAAAATCCAAATAGAGGCCAGTGACCACCAGAAAGAAACCTAGAGGAAGTGACTTAAAAAGAGAATCACAATAGGAGATATAGCACAGCTGCAAAAAGCAATTGTAATCAATCCTCAAAGGCAACGTTGGGTGAGCCCTAGGCAAAATATAA
This genomic interval carries:
- the GABRA5 gene encoding gamma-aminobutyric acid receptor subunit alpha-5 isoform X2, which encodes MDNGMFPTFIMIKNFFLLCISINLVSHFGFSLMPTVSGKDDTNDNITIFTRILDGLLDGYDNRLRPGLGERITQVKTDIYVTSFGPVSDTEMEYTIDVFFRQSWKDERLRFKGPMQRLPLNNLLASKIWTPDTFFHNGKKSIAHNMTTPNKLLRLEDDGTLLYTMRLTISAECPMQLEDFPMDAHACPLKFGSCEYTIMTAHFHLKRKIGYFVIQTYLPCVMTVILSQVSFWLNRESVPARTVFGVTTVLTMTTLSISARNSLPKVAYATAMDWFIAVCYAFVFSALIEFATVNYFTKRSWAWDGKKALEAAKIKRKERQLLGKKSINAYSAGRTAPTPNIPKDSAPSVISSAATVAVKSGEEKPAESKKTYNSISKIDKMSRIVFPVLFGTFNLVYWATYLNREPVIKDATSPK